The following proteins are co-located in the Streptomyces sp. DT2A-34 genome:
- a CDS encoding GntR family transcriptional regulator — protein sequence MAAREHIERAPAMYMQVAQRMADDIRRGRYQPGELLPSETQMVEMYGVGKHTARSAVAELRRMGLVESQQGKGSIVLAVGGALPATRVERSIQRTTKGSWHLPETTQTEAPAVSRSALDGPPAALLDQQDQDAINVDRMLYDPATGARMAHRVLIPLATAADVPTLAEQPNAEVADLYRQLADAGLSLSFTEHVTARTPYPDERTALGLSDASPLLITYRVTADADQDRPLLCEELKAPAATCQLTFSLTPTKTAAKRTSR from the coding sequence ATGGCAGCCCGAGAGCACATCGAACGCGCACCAGCCATGTACATGCAGGTGGCCCAGCGCATGGCCGACGACATCCGCCGAGGCCGCTACCAGCCCGGCGAACTCCTGCCGTCCGAAACTCAGATGGTGGAGATGTACGGGGTCGGCAAGCACACCGCGCGCTCCGCCGTCGCCGAGCTGCGCCGCATGGGACTGGTCGAGTCCCAGCAGGGCAAGGGCAGCATCGTCCTTGCCGTCGGCGGAGCCCTCCCCGCCACCCGCGTTGAACGGTCCATCCAACGTACGACGAAGGGGAGTTGGCACCTGCCGGAGACGACGCAGACCGAGGCGCCCGCCGTCAGCAGGAGCGCGCTGGACGGCCCCCCGGCAGCCCTGTTGGACCAGCAGGACCAGGACGCCATCAACGTCGACCGCATGCTGTACGACCCGGCAACCGGCGCCCGCATGGCCCACCGTGTCCTGATCCCGCTTGCAACCGCAGCCGACGTGCCCACCCTCGCCGAGCAGCCCAACGCCGAAGTAGCCGACCTGTACCGACAGCTTGCCGACGCCGGCCTCAGCCTGTCGTTCACCGAGCACGTCACCGCCCGCACCCCCTACCCGGACGAGCGCACCGCACTCGGACTCAGCGACGCCAGCCCCCTGCTGATCACCTACCGCGTGACCGCCGACGCCGACCAGGACCGCCCCCTGCTGTGCGAGGAACTCAAGGCCCCCGCCGCCACCTGTCAGCTCACTTTCTCCCTGACGCCGACGAAGACCGCCGCCAAGCGCACCAGCCGCTGA
- a CDS encoding LysR substrate-binding domain-containing protein, with amino-acid sequence MTVGKSMPLGKKRQPSLAQLRAFAAVAEHLHFRDAAAAIGMSQPALSGAVSALEETLGVTLLERTTRKVLLSPAGERLAVRAKAVLVEVGALMEEAEAVRAPFTGALRLGVIPTVAPYLLPTVLRLVHDRYPHLDLQVHEEQTASLVEGLTTGRLDLLLLAVPLGVPGVAELPLFDEDFVLVTPLDHWLGGREGIPREALKELNLLLLDEGHCLRDQALDICREAGREDAPVTTTAAGLSTLVQLVAGGLGCTLLPRTALKLETTRSSQLLTGYFANPAPTRRVALAMRTGAARAAEYEELASALREALRPLPVRVVDGEG; translated from the coding sequence ATGACCGTGGGTAAGAGCATGCCCCTGGGCAAGAAGCGGCAGCCCAGCCTCGCCCAGCTGCGGGCCTTCGCCGCCGTCGCCGAGCATCTCCACTTCCGGGACGCCGCCGCCGCGATCGGGATGAGTCAGCCCGCGCTCTCGGGCGCCGTGTCCGCGCTGGAGGAGACGCTCGGGGTCACGCTGCTGGAGCGCACGACCCGCAAGGTGCTGCTCTCGCCGGCCGGCGAGCGGCTGGCCGTACGGGCGAAGGCGGTGCTGGTGGAGGTCGGGGCGCTGATGGAGGAGGCCGAGGCGGTCCGGGCGCCGTTCACCGGGGCCCTCCGCCTCGGAGTCATCCCCACCGTCGCGCCGTACCTGCTGCCGACCGTCCTGCGCCTCGTCCACGACCGGTATCCGCACCTCGACCTCCAGGTGCACGAGGAGCAGACGGCCAGCCTCGTCGAGGGGCTCACGACCGGCCGCCTGGACCTGCTGCTCCTCGCCGTGCCGCTCGGTGTGCCCGGCGTCGCCGAACTCCCGCTCTTCGACGAGGACTTCGTGCTCGTCACCCCGCTCGACCACTGGCTCGGCGGCCGCGAGGGCATCCCGCGCGAGGCCCTCAAGGAGCTGAACCTGCTGCTCCTTGACGAAGGGCACTGCCTGCGCGACCAGGCCCTCGACATCTGCCGGGAGGCGGGCCGCGAGGACGCGCCGGTCACCACCACGGCCGCCGGGCTGTCCACGCTCGTGCAACTCGTCGCGGGCGGCCTGGGCTGCACGCTGCTGCCGCGCACCGCCCTCAAGCTGGAGACGACCCGCAGCAGCCAACTCCTCACCGGCTACTTCGCCAACCCGGCACCCACCCGCCGCGTCGCCCTCGCCATGCGGACGGGAGCGGCGCGCGCAGCGGAGTACGAGGAACTGGCCTCCGCCCTGCGCGAGGCGCTGCGTCCGCTGCCGGTGCGGGTGGTGGACGGGGAGGGGTGA
- a CDS encoding ABC transporter permease, which produces MGVRFAFAGGREGWVRALLTAVGVGLGVALLLLTTAVPNMLAVRHERESARADIDYSYTDLKKSDRTLIVADVDTDFREKDIRGRALEPEGARAPLPPGLEKFPAVGEMVVSPALKKLLESDDAKLLRERLPERIVGTIGESGLIGSHELAFFRGGDGLAPYIDGARVARIERFGDTSPTETRTDPVLILLVIVVFVVLLMPVAVFIAAAVRFGGERRDRRLAALRLVGSDSRMTRRIAAGEALAGAVLGLVFGAGFFLIGRQIAGSVEVFDVSVFPSYLNPSPALALLVGLAVPAAAVLVTLFAMRGVVIEPLGVVRTAKPSRRRLWWRLLLPLGGLAMLWPMIGQGRDNGAFNEYLVIGGVLLLLIGVTTLLPWVVEAVVARLGPGGVAWQLAVRRLQLSSGTAARMVNGVAVAVAGAIALQMLFAGVESDYTKQSRYDTQRAQMQVSMSHNARLGPAVEQFRDTKGVQQVYALAEGYLGERRKDPDMGIEMTVGDCTSLRQAAELPSCRDGDIFYVSNSEYDEDTPKLAKQPGRTLYLDPSYEGGPPRQEIAWAVPKGLKPARTQEDFMGMQRGGFLVTPKALPAAATPALRGQVYLKLDRSVPVAYDRVRNTATAADPLSYPMTWSSTQTADRYRTIRTGLFVGAVCVLALIGASLLVSQLEQLRDRKKLLSSLVAFGTRRRTLSLSVLWQTAIPIALGLLLSSVVGLTLGAVLLRMTATPVIVDWTSVVSMLGVGAGIVLTVTLLSLPPLLRLMRPDGLRTE; this is translated from the coding sequence ATGGGGGTCCGGTTCGCCTTCGCCGGCGGACGCGAGGGGTGGGTCCGGGCACTGCTGACGGCCGTCGGGGTCGGGCTCGGGGTGGCGCTGCTGCTGCTGACGACGGCGGTCCCGAACATGCTGGCGGTCCGGCACGAGCGGGAGAGCGCCCGTGCCGACATCGACTACAGCTACACGGATCTGAAGAAGTCGGACCGCACCCTGATCGTCGCGGACGTCGACACGGACTTCCGGGAGAAGGACATCCGCGGCCGGGCGCTGGAGCCCGAGGGAGCCCGGGCACCGTTGCCGCCGGGGCTGGAGAAGTTCCCCGCGGTGGGCGAGATGGTCGTCTCCCCCGCGCTGAAGAAGCTGCTGGAGTCGGACGACGCCAAGCTGCTGCGCGAGCGGCTGCCCGAGCGGATCGTCGGGACCATCGGGGAGAGCGGGCTGATCGGCTCGCACGAACTCGCCTTCTTCCGGGGCGGCGACGGCCTCGCGCCGTACATCGACGGCGCCCGGGTCGCCCGTATCGAGCGGTTCGGGGACACGAGCCCGACCGAGACGCGGACCGACCCCGTGCTGATCCTGCTGGTCATCGTCGTCTTCGTGGTGCTGCTGATGCCGGTCGCCGTCTTCATCGCCGCGGCCGTGCGCTTCGGCGGTGAGCGGCGCGACCGCCGCCTCGCGGCGCTGCGGCTGGTCGGCTCCGACAGCCGGATGACCCGGCGCATCGCGGCCGGCGAGGCGCTGGCGGGGGCGGTGCTGGGACTGGTCTTCGGTGCGGGCTTCTTCCTGATCGGCCGCCAGATCGCGGGCTCGGTCGAGGTGTTCGACGTCAGCGTGTTCCCGAGCTACCTCAACCCCTCCCCCGCGCTGGCGCTGCTGGTCGGCCTCGCGGTCCCGGCGGCGGCGGTGCTGGTCACGCTGTTCGCGATGCGCGGCGTGGTGATCGAGCCGCTCGGTGTGGTGCGTACGGCCAAGCCCTCGCGACGCCGGCTGTGGTGGCGGCTGCTGCTGCCGCTGGGCGGCCTCGCGATGCTGTGGCCGATGATCGGCCAGGGCCGCGACAACGGCGCCTTCAACGAATACCTGGTCATCGGCGGCGTACTCCTGCTGCTCATCGGCGTGACCACCCTGCTGCCGTGGGTCGTCGAGGCGGTCGTCGCCCGGCTCGGCCCGGGCGGCGTCGCCTGGCAACTCGCCGTCCGCAGGCTCCAGTTGAGCAGCGGCACGGCGGCCCGCATGGTCAACGGCGTCGCGGTGGCGGTCGCCGGGGCGATCGCGCTGCAGATGCTGTTCGCCGGGGTGGAGAGCGACTACACGAAGCAGTCCCGGTACGACACCCAGCGGGCGCAGATGCAGGTGTCCATGTCCCATAACGCCCGACTCGGCCCGGCCGTCGAGCAGTTCCGGGACACCAAGGGCGTCCAGCAGGTCTACGCGCTCGCCGAGGGCTACCTGGGCGAACGGCGCAAGGACCCGGACATGGGTATCGAGATGACCGTCGGCGACTGCACGTCACTGCGCCAGGCGGCCGAGCTTCCCTCCTGCCGGGACGGCGACATCTTCTACGTGTCGAACTCCGAGTACGACGAGGACACCCCGAAGCTGGCGAAGCAGCCGGGCCGGACGTTGTATCTGGACCCGTCGTACGAGGGCGGGCCGCCGCGGCAGGAGATCGCCTGGGCCGTGCCTAAGGGCCTGAAGCCGGCCCGCACGCAGGAGGACTTCATGGGTATGCAGCGAGGTGGCTTCCTCGTCACCCCGAAGGCGCTGCCCGCGGCGGCCACGCCGGCGCTGCGGGGGCAGGTGTACCTCAAGCTCGACCGCTCGGTGCCGGTCGCGTACGACCGGGTGCGGAACACGGCGACGGCCGCGGACCCGCTGTCCTACCCCATGACCTGGTCCTCCACGCAGACGGCCGACCGCTACCGCACCATCCGCACCGGCCTGTTCGTGGGCGCCGTCTGTGTCCTGGCGCTGATCGGCGCGAGCCTGCTGGTCTCCCAGCTGGAGCAGCTGCGCGACCGCAAGAAGCTGCTGTCGTCCCTGGTCGCCTTCGGCACCCGGCGCCGCACCCTGAGCCTGTCGGTGCTGTGGCAGACGGCGATCCCGATCGCCCTGGGCCTGCTGCTGTCCTCGGTGGTGGGGCTGACACTGGGCGCGGTCCTGCTGCGGATGACGGCCACGCCGGTCATCGTGGACTGGACGAGCGTGGTGTCGATGCTGGGCGTCGGCGCCGGCATCGTCCTCACGGTGACACTGCTGAGCCTGCCGCCGCTGCTGCGACTGATGCGCCCGGACGGCTTGCGTACGGAGTAG
- a CDS encoding replication initiator yields the protein MYPISDEARRSVLNEAERLRLLSATERDLIRVVHEPGFSRWLEQIKSIGGCAHPIYFAGHTTTRDAVTGEVLRHYDTSDEPGGRMPVRCRNRRETRCEPCSYLHAGDTFHLVRSGLLGGKGVTDNVQRHPRLFVTLTAPSFGAVHRASGPDGALCRPRRDGGVCEHGRPLDCGHKHADTDSLVGQPLCPDCYDYAGHALWHASAGALWNRYCRTLRRHLATAAGITQTRLREHLTVSFAKVAEYQKRGAVHFHAVIRLDGPDGPSSPPPLWGTTELLEGAVRSAAEHIEVHTPYSPATGERVIKWGKQIDVHPIRSDAFTESSAVTDNSVAAYVAKYVSKSVGDAGGIDYRIQDFDSIRLAPVNAHLRALMAACWRLGGLPELDALNLRAWAHTLGYRGHVLTKSRQYSTTYGALRAVRADYQGGGRLALEDRETVTDSAWRYVGSGHSPAEADFACGIAEDIASLREIRRDMIAEGWKYAA from the coding sequence GTGTACCCGATATCGGATGAGGCGCGGCGCTCAGTCCTCAATGAGGCTGAGCGTCTGCGCCTTCTTTCTGCCACCGAACGCGACCTGATCCGGGTCGTCCACGAACCCGGATTCTCGCGCTGGCTCGAACAGATCAAATCCATCGGCGGCTGCGCCCACCCGATCTACTTCGCCGGACACACCACCACCCGCGACGCGGTCACCGGCGAGGTACTGCGGCACTACGACACCAGCGACGAACCCGGCGGCCGGATGCCGGTGCGCTGCCGCAACCGCCGAGAAACACGCTGCGAACCGTGCTCCTACCTGCACGCGGGCGACACCTTCCACCTGGTCCGCTCCGGCCTCCTGGGCGGCAAAGGCGTCACCGACAACGTGCAGCGCCACCCCCGCCTCTTCGTCACCCTCACCGCCCCCTCATTCGGCGCCGTACACCGCGCGAGCGGCCCTGACGGGGCCCTATGCCGCCCCCGACGAGACGGCGGAGTCTGCGAACACGGGCGGCCTCTCGACTGCGGCCACAAGCACGCCGACACCGACTCCCTGGTGGGTCAGCCACTCTGCCCGGACTGCTACGACTACGCCGGACACGCCCTGTGGCACGCGTCCGCCGGCGCCCTGTGGAACCGCTACTGCCGCACGCTTCGGCGGCATCTGGCGACTGCCGCAGGAATCACACAAACCCGCCTGCGCGAACACCTCACGGTGTCCTTCGCCAAAGTCGCCGAATACCAAAAGCGCGGGGCCGTGCACTTCCACGCGGTGATCCGACTCGACGGGCCCGACGGTCCTTCCTCGCCCCCTCCATTGTGGGGCACGACCGAACTCCTTGAAGGCGCCGTACGGTCGGCCGCTGAACACATAGAGGTGCACACGCCCTATTCCCCGGCCACAGGTGAGCGGGTCATCAAGTGGGGAAAACAGATCGATGTCCACCCGATCCGCAGCGATGCATTCACCGAATCCTCGGCCGTGACTGACAACTCCGTTGCGGCCTACGTCGCCAAATACGTCTCAAAGAGCGTTGGCGACGCGGGTGGCATCGACTACCGCATACAAGACTTCGACAGCATCCGCCTCGCCCCCGTGAATGCCCACCTACGGGCGCTTATGGCGGCCTGCTGGCGCCTGGGCGGCCTGCCCGAGCTGGACGCACTGAACCTCCGGGCCTGGGCTCACACTCTCGGCTACCGGGGCCACGTCCTCACCAAATCCCGCCAATACTCCACTACTTACGGGGCGCTGCGCGCCGTGCGGGCTGACTATCAAGGCGGTGGCCGGCTTGCCCTGGAAGACCGAGAGACCGTCACCGACTCCGCATGGCGTTACGTCGGCTCCGGGCACTCCCCGGCGGAAGCGGACTTCGCATGCGGCATAGCCGAAGACATAGCCAGCCTCCGCGAAATCAGAAGAGACATGATCGCCGAGGGGTGGAAATATGCCGCGTGA
- a CDS encoding ABC transporter ATP-binding protein: MTPPPGSLLAAQELRKAYGPTMALDGAEFSIHPGEVVAVMGPSGSGKSTLLHCLAGIVPPDSGSITYADRELATMSDAQRSALRRSEFGFVFQFGQLVPELTCVENVALPLRLNGTSRKEAEKAALTWMERLEVDDLRKKRPGEVSGGQGQRVAVARALVTNPRVVFADEPTGALDSLNGERVMELLTDAARSTNAAVVLVTHEARVAAYSDREIVVRDGKSRDMERVV, from the coding sequence GTGACACCGCCTCCCGGTTCCCTGCTCGCGGCCCAGGAGCTGCGCAAGGCCTACGGCCCGACCATGGCGCTCGACGGGGCCGAGTTCTCCATCCACCCCGGCGAGGTCGTCGCCGTGATGGGGCCGTCCGGCTCCGGCAAGTCGACGCTGCTGCACTGTCTCGCCGGGATCGTGCCGCCCGACTCGGGGTCCATCACCTACGCCGACCGCGAGCTGGCCACCATGAGCGACGCCCAGCGCAGTGCGCTCCGGCGCTCGGAGTTCGGGTTCGTGTTCCAGTTCGGTCAGCTCGTGCCGGAGCTCACCTGCGTGGAGAACGTCGCCCTTCCGCTGCGCCTCAACGGCACCTCCCGCAAGGAGGCCGAGAAGGCCGCCCTGACCTGGATGGAGCGGCTGGAGGTCGACGACCTGCGCAAGAAGCGGCCCGGTGAGGTCTCCGGCGGTCAGGGGCAGCGCGTCGCCGTGGCCCGCGCCCTGGTCACCAACCCGCGCGTGGTGTTCGCCGACGAGCCGACCGGCGCGCTCGACTCCCTCAACGGCGAGCGCGTGATGGAGCTGCTGACGGACGCCGCCCGGTCGACCAACGCCGCCGTCGTCCTCGTCACGCACGAGGCGCGGGTCGCCGCCTACTCCGACCGCGAGATCGTCGTACGGGACGGCAAGTCGCGGGACATGGAGCGGGTCGTATGA
- a CDS encoding SH3 domain-containing protein → MQIRHTLVRALAASALGLAVTAGGLTATASAVSLPAGCIAHYAQTMKTDAAVNLRKKPTRSSTSLGILQKGTKFRTYCSKDFLWYYGKVGSGANKGKYGWVVADYLIP, encoded by the coding sequence ATGCAGATCCGTCACACTCTCGTTCGTGCTCTCGCTGCAAGCGCGCTCGGCCTGGCCGTCACGGCAGGCGGTCTCACGGCGACCGCTTCGGCCGTCTCGCTGCCCGCAGGGTGCATAGCGCATTACGCCCAGACCATGAAGACCGATGCAGCCGTAAACCTCCGCAAGAAGCCCACGAGGTCGTCTACATCCCTAGGAATTCTCCAGAAGGGAACCAAGTTCAGGACGTATTGCTCGAAGGATTTCCTCTGGTATTACGGAAAAGTCGGCAGCGGAGCCAACAAGGGTAAGTACGGCTGGGTAGTCGCCGACTATCTCATCCCGTAG
- a CDS encoding SH3 domain-containing protein gives MQIRQNLVRVSAAAATTAVIVGGNVLTAPTASAASLPKSCTWEWAWPQKMEATSAVNLRSGPGAKYASLGILYKGTRFTEYCDKDHEWSYGKVTSGPNNGKKGWVKSDYVGWN, from the coding sequence ATGCAGATCCGTCAGAACCTCGTCCGTGTTTCCGCTGCTGCTGCGACCACGGCTGTGATCGTGGGCGGCAATGTGCTCACCGCCCCGACCGCTTCGGCGGCATCGCTGCCCAAGTCGTGCACCTGGGAATGGGCTTGGCCGCAGAAGATGGAAGCTACCAGTGCTGTAAACCTGCGGAGCGGCCCCGGAGCTAAGTACGCCTCCCTCGGAATCCTGTACAAGGGCACTCGATTTACCGAGTACTGCGACAAGGATCACGAATGGAGCTACGGCAAGGTCACAAGCGGGCCGAACAACGGAAAAAAGGGCTGGGTCAAGTCTGATTACGTTGGCTGGAACTAA
- a CDS encoding FtsK/SpoIIIE domain-containing protein, which translates to MPASLVVWILTALLIVGVLTQRWWEPRLEARGVPVRRWPWRWWLLGYPGTALRIVATWRRLAYLNGLSVSMAPDRRVIGRDLVVQGQALKPKPPRLSWPVPTATGLTLRVLLHPGQTPAPFYAAARAMEHTWRVHSVRVTSPRRGQVVIDVTARDPLAEDAPSTRVPAHALLAADVGVFEDGAPWLIDLRRVPHWLVTGATQSGKSSLLAALVLALAPQRVALVGIDCKGGLELGLFGGRLSALAVDRTQALGVLSGVVDEIQARMRWCRSWEKRSVWELPEEQRPVPLVVIVDELAELYLTDGSRESRDEAEQCGTLLLRIAQLGAALGVHLVIAGQRVGSDLGPRVTALRAQLGGRVAHRAHDAGSAEMTLGDINPDAVITAQNITEDEQGVAVVAMGGRWMRARSRLVSTADAAEIGQIDPPQDPFLTQPDPVTFEKGGITA; encoded by the coding sequence ATGCCCGCCTCCCTGGTGGTGTGGATCCTGACCGCGCTCCTCATCGTGGGCGTGCTCACCCAGAGGTGGTGGGAACCGCGTCTGGAGGCGCGGGGTGTCCCGGTGCGGCGGTGGCCGTGGCGCTGGTGGCTGCTCGGCTACCCGGGAACCGCGCTGCGGATCGTGGCGACCTGGCGGAGGCTGGCCTACCTCAACGGCCTGTCGGTGAGCATGGCGCCGGACCGTCGGGTGATCGGCCGTGACCTCGTGGTGCAGGGACAGGCACTCAAGCCGAAGCCCCCTCGACTGTCCTGGCCGGTGCCCACGGCAACCGGGCTGACGCTGCGGGTGCTGCTGCATCCAGGGCAGACTCCGGCGCCGTTCTACGCGGCGGCCCGCGCCATGGAACACACCTGGCGCGTGCACAGTGTGCGGGTCACCTCCCCGCGCCGGGGACAGGTGGTCATCGACGTCACGGCCAGGGATCCGCTGGCCGAGGACGCCCCTTCCACCCGTGTGCCGGCTCACGCACTGCTGGCCGCTGACGTGGGCGTTTTCGAGGACGGCGCCCCATGGCTGATCGACCTGCGGCGTGTCCCTCACTGGCTGGTCACCGGGGCCACGCAGTCGGGCAAGTCGTCTTTGCTGGCGGCGCTGGTCCTCGCGCTGGCGCCTCAGCGGGTCGCCCTGGTCGGCATCGACTGCAAAGGCGGCTTGGAGCTCGGCCTGTTCGGCGGGCGGCTCTCCGCGCTGGCCGTCGACCGGACACAGGCGCTCGGCGTGCTGTCCGGTGTGGTCGACGAGATCCAGGCACGGATGAGGTGGTGCCGCTCCTGGGAAAAACGGTCGGTCTGGGAACTGCCCGAGGAACAGCGGCCGGTGCCCCTGGTCGTGATCGTCGATGAACTGGCAGAGCTGTACCTGACCGACGGCTCCCGCGAATCGCGGGACGAGGCAGAGCAGTGCGGAACCCTGCTGCTGCGCATCGCCCAACTCGGCGCGGCGCTCGGCGTCCACTTGGTCATCGCCGGACAGCGGGTCGGCTCCGACCTCGGCCCCCGCGTGACCGCGCTGCGCGCCCAGCTCGGCGGACGCGTCGCCCACCGCGCGCATGACGCCGGGTCGGCCGAGATGACCTTGGGCGACATCAACCCGGACGCCGTGATCACCGCGCAGAACATCACCGAGGACGAACAAGGCGTCGCGGTCGTCGCCATGGGCGGCCGGTGGATGCGCGCCCGCTCCCGCCTGGTCAGCACCGCCGACGCGGCCGAGATCGGACAGATCGATCCGCCACAGGATCCGTTCCTGACCCAACCCGACCCCGTCACCTTCGAGAAAGGAGGAATTACGGCATGA
- a CDS encoding recombinase family protein, translated as MEVLQHTVSDTCIPLGMYRRVSIDKALKGLESDWREVQEQVKEQEEAIRFLAEHDPELTRRGAVIVRDYCDNDTPASDPFIVRDDFEALLRDLEAGVIRGVLFLHSNRLARLVYDAARVCRIFEMNPDYIGRSVEGSVDLSTVEGRGMFVMQATVGNMEIGNIKRRTKRTNRRVANKGAMHGAPRPFGWGEDRKTLHETEHPFLLAAIRAVPGGLKVGTFRRRLVQFGHVPRKTKRSREGKREIGHAAAEAILTNPRNAGFRMYAPQDERRNAGRLWLPDCIVRDAEGNPVLGDWEPACTPDEYWACVNEIKRRKDNRRDGNKGEPHDTAVKYFLSGIARCGKCLSPMWSNPYEPGTSSYEKWGFRYACLVSQGGCGGVTRCGPPCDDLVESAFLLGTRQGLGDAIEQAAEEIDEKVHDDRLSEIAAEMSDVKRRRSEKRISMGESLDAIEELERERDELLGKRGKLALQKKRKRLLSADALSDWTDLAMEEKRARLTQSIRSVIIHPIGRGKRFDPEFIEIVWHEEPEEEKADA; from the coding sequence GTGGAAGTGCTGCAACACACCGTCTCCGATACGTGCATACCACTTGGCATGTACCGCCGCGTCTCGATCGACAAGGCCCTCAAGGGCCTGGAATCTGACTGGCGGGAGGTTCAGGAGCAGGTCAAGGAGCAGGAGGAAGCGATCCGCTTCCTTGCTGAGCATGACCCCGAGTTGACGCGCCGGGGCGCCGTCATTGTGCGCGACTACTGCGACAACGACACGCCGGCATCGGATCCGTTCATCGTTCGTGACGACTTTGAGGCCCTGCTGCGCGACCTTGAAGCCGGGGTGATCCGTGGCGTCCTCTTCCTTCACTCCAACCGGTTGGCTCGTCTCGTCTACGACGCGGCGCGGGTCTGCCGCATCTTCGAGATGAACCCCGACTACATCGGGCGATCCGTCGAGGGAAGCGTTGACCTCTCCACCGTCGAGGGCCGAGGCATGTTCGTCATGCAGGCCACCGTAGGCAACATGGAGATTGGCAACATCAAGCGCCGCACGAAGCGAACCAACCGACGGGTTGCCAACAAGGGCGCCATGCATGGGGCGCCTCGTCCCTTTGGATGGGGCGAGGACAGGAAGACGCTCCACGAGACAGAGCACCCGTTTCTACTGGCAGCGATCAGGGCCGTCCCTGGCGGCCTCAAAGTCGGGACCTTCCGAAGGCGACTCGTTCAGTTCGGGCACGTACCCAGGAAGACAAAGCGATCTCGCGAGGGCAAGCGGGAGATCGGCCACGCGGCTGCGGAAGCGATCCTCACGAACCCTCGCAACGCCGGCTTTCGCATGTACGCCCCCCAGGACGAACGGCGCAACGCGGGGCGCCTGTGGCTTCCCGACTGCATCGTCCGCGACGCTGAGGGCAACCCGGTCCTGGGTGACTGGGAGCCGGCCTGTACTCCTGATGAATATTGGGCCTGCGTCAACGAGATCAAGCGGCGCAAGGACAATCGACGCGACGGCAACAAGGGAGAGCCCCACGACACAGCCGTCAAGTACTTCCTGTCAGGCATCGCACGGTGTGGCAAGTGCCTCAGCCCGATGTGGTCCAACCCCTACGAGCCCGGTACCTCGTCATACGAAAAGTGGGGCTTCCGGTACGCGTGCCTCGTCAGCCAGGGCGGATGCGGGGGTGTCACCCGCTGCGGGCCACCTTGCGATGACCTTGTTGAAAGTGCGTTCCTGCTGGGGACTCGCCAAGGGCTCGGAGATGCCATTGAACAGGCTGCCGAGGAGATCGACGAGAAAGTGCACGATGATCGACTTTCGGAGATCGCGGCGGAAATGTCCGACGTGAAGAGGCGGCGCAGCGAGAAGCGGATTTCAATGGGTGAGTCTTTGGATGCGATTGAGGAGCTTGAGCGCGAACGAGACGAACTCTTGGGGAAGCGCGGAAAGCTGGCGCTTCAGAAGAAGCGCAAAAGGCTACTTTCCGCGGATGCCCTATCGGACTGGACAGATCTGGCAATGGAGGAGAAGCGCGCCCGGCTTACTCAGAGCATCCGATCCGTGATCATCCATCCCATAGGCCGGGGCAAACGGTTCGATCCAGAGTTCATCGAGATCGTATGGCACGAGGAACCGGAGGAAGAGAAGGCCGACGCCTAA